The DNA segment GTGTTTGAAATGGTCGAACAGCTTCCGAACCCGCCTGCAAGTTTTTTGAAAAAATTAACTGGTTGTGACGATATTTGGGAGGTCAGAGCAATTACACATCATCAGAGCTTCCGCTTTTTGGGATTTTACGACGGGAAACGCCTAATTCTAACCAATGGATTTGCCAAACAAACGGACAAAACTCCGCCCCAAGAAATCAATCTCGCAAAACGGCGCAAAGAGATGTACTTTAGTGGGCGACGAGAACTGTTATGAATCTTTCCGAACTGCACAAGCGGCTCTCGCACAAGCCTACCTATCGCAAGGCTTACGATGCTATTGGCGACGTGGTATTGATTGGAGCGGCGGTTCGGAAGTTGCGCGAAGACGAGGAGATAACCCAACGACAATTGGTGGAAAAAATCGGCATCTCGCAGTTTTATCTTTCGCGCCTTGAGACGGGCAGCGGCAAAGTATCGGCTGATGTCGTTGCAGCAGTGGTGCGCCATTTTGAAGAACCATTACGCGAACTTGGAATTAATGTTGAACCTTGGTTAGCCGTGAAACCGTCTAAATCGGACTTGCGAGAAATTCCATCACCGCATCCGCGCCCCATAATACCCGAAAGTATGTCCCGCACACGCCGCCCTGCCGCCGCAGAAGAAAAACCAGAAGAAGCTCTGCGCGAAAAGCCAGATCACAAGTATGGGACGCCTCATTGACACTTTTCCCAGCGCCGGCGGCGCGGCATCTTTGTAGAACCACGACGCAAACAAAATTCAAGCCCCAGCGGGGCGACATATCCGGGAAGATGTCGCTCCTGCCGGAGCTTTGGATTTTTCCCATTCGATGTTCTACAAAGGTGCTCTGACGGGCTTTCGGTTTGGTTGGAATGCCAGTTCTCTCTCCCGGAGGGTGCCAAAGCGCCATTTAGCAGCGTTGCGGCTTGCCCCCGACGGCGGGGGTGAACAAACTTCGCCGGGTGAACAAAATCAGCACTTCCTCTTAAACGCTGTTGAACGATGACCTACACCGAGGCGATTAAATTTCTCTACGGATTGCGATTGTTCGGCGCCAAGCTGGGTTTGGAAAACACCTTCCGGCTGGCGGAACTGGCGGGGCAACCGCAGCGTCACCTGCGCTTCATTCACGTCGCGGGCACGAACGGCAAAGGCTCAACCTGCGCCATGCTCGAGAGCGTTTACCGGGCGAGCGGGCGGCGCGTGGGCCTGTTCACTTCGCCGCACCTGGTTTCTTTCCGCGAACGGATGCAGGTGAACCGCCAATGGATCAGCGCCGCCGAGGTCGTGACGTTGCTGGGAAAGATTCGTCCGTGGCTGGCGACCTTTCCCGCCGAACAGCATCCCACTTTTTTCGAAGTTGTCACCGTGATGGCATTGCTGCACTTCGCGCAACAGCGGTGCGAGCTGGTGATTTGGGAAACTGGTTTGGGCGGACGTCTGGACGCGACCAATATCGTCACGCCGCTGCTCAGCGCCATCACGCCGATCGGTCTGGACCATCAAGCCTGGCTCGGCGATACCTTGACGAAAATTACCGCTGAAAAGGCGGGCATCATCAAACCCGGTGTGCCGGTGGAGGCCGCCGCGCAACCGGAGGAGGCGTTGGCCGTGTTACGCGCCACGGCGGCAACACTCCACGCTCCCTTCCGCGCGCTGGCGACCACTACGCCCGTGGCGTTGCCCGGGCCGCTCGCGCTTCAAGGCGCGCACCAACGCCAAAACGCCGCACTGGTTTTGCGGGTGGTGGAAGCATTGCAATCGCTCCTGCCGGTGACGCCGGAAGCGCTGGTAAAAGGTCTGGCCACGGTCCGTTGGGCCGGCCGATTACAATCGCTGGCGCTGGCCACCGGACAAAAAGTGTTGCTCGATGGCGCGCATAATCCATCGGGTCTGGCCGCCCTTGCTCCGGCTTTGCCGCCCGAGGAGATCCATTCGCCGCGCGTGTTTATTGTCGGCATCATGCGCGACAAGGATTGGCAGACCATGTGTCGGCAGTTGTTGCAAATCGCGCGCCGCATCATTTTCATTCCCGTGGGGAGCGATCGCACCATTGATCCGCAGACTTTGCTGGCTTGGTGTTGCGAACAACCCACCGCCGTCGAATGTCGCACCGCCAACTCGCTCGACGCGGCCCTGCGCATGACGTCGCCCGCCGAGGAATTGGTCATTACCGGTTCGTTATATCTGATTGGCGAAGCGCTGGCCTTGTTGGACCCCGAGTTTCAAAAAGTGGCCGCTGAACACGCGCTCAACGAGTGGGGCGGCCAATTCGCCCGCCCGCCTGAACCGGCCAGCTTGGGCCATTGACCGACTCAGAGACTTCCGGGCGTGGCCGCGATTTATCTTTGACTCCGGGCGTTTCGATTGACTCGGCCCGCTGTGATTTCCAGTATGACCGCATGTTGAGGAAAGCCATCTTTATTCTGGTCCTTATTGGCGGCGTGATTCTGGCTCCCGCTGCGTCCCAACCCTACAAATATCTGCCTGCGGATTGTTCCGCCCTGGTCCACCTGCTGCCGCCACCGCCCGCCACCAATTCCCCCGCCGGAATTGCGGACCTGGAAATCGTCCTGCAGATTCAGGCCGATCGCACGCCCGACCAGATTCGCCGCGCCCAACGTGTGGCCAGTCAATCAGTGTTCACGTTCGCGCAACCGGTGTTGGGGAATTGGTTCAACGCCACCAACTGTCCGGAAACCCAACGGTTGTTCAAGGAAATCAACCGCGAAAGTCAGAGCATTGTGGATGACCAGGTCAAAAAACATTGGCAGCGACTCCGACCCTACCAGGCATCTCCGGCGGTCCAACCGATAGTCGGGCGACCCGGCAACACATCGTATCCCAGCGGTCATTCCGCGGGCGCGGCGCTGTGGGGCACCATTCTGGCCGCAGCTTTTCCCGACCAGGCGGACGCGTTCAAAGCGCAGATTCGCGAAGTGATGTGGTCTCGGGTGATCGGCGGCGCACACTATCCCAGTGATACCGCTGCCGGTGCGATGCTCGGTGAAGCCATTGCCCGCACGATGCTGCAAGCGCCCGCGATGACGGAAACGCTGGAGAAAATCCGCGCGGAAGTCGCTCCGTTCCGGCAGCACGAAACCGAACCGCTCGCAGTGCCGGCGGGGAGATAGAAATTTCTGAGCTAGCCTTAAACTGAAGGCGGGACACGATCCACCGTGTCTCTGACCAAATCACAACGCAAAATGTGGAGTAGTTTTTCAAAGCCGAAACTCAGAAACTCATAAAGTTTTGTTTCCTTATTTTCGCGTAGTTTGCGTGTTTTGCGGTTCATCCTACCATCCTGTCAGTGGCCTCCGTTGTGACCGACCTGCTATCGAGCCAGCGGCTATAGCGGTTTAATTAAAGTTGTAGCCGTGGCGCCGAACGAGTGTAACCCCATGAAGGTGGGGTCCGGATGGGGAATGGCGCCTCTGTCCGTGAGGTTTTGGAGTGCGGCAGTCCTCTGCCGCTGTGGAATCAGCAGCACGCAACCAGAAAGCGGCAGAAGACTGCCGTAGTCCAAGACGCGGTCGTGCCGGGGCTCGTTCCAAACCAAGGGCGGTCGCCCGTTTGACCCCAACGCTTGGCTTGAAGTTGCGAGGCTCGTTGCGCCATGCCGGCGGTTATAGGAATACTTAAAATGCCCTAGATTCCTTGTACCGTTGGAAACTCGCCCGGAAGGAAAGTGAATAAACCCTTATATGTCGGGCTTGACGGTGGGTCTGCAACAGCATTGTTAAAACCGCTTATCCACAATTCATGCTACGGATAGGCAGATTGACCGCCATTCCCAGTTGCACTCGCATTTAGACACAATTGAGCGCTGAATTGACACCGGGTCCGGCCTGTGGCTTAATCCTCGTCCGCAGTAGTGGGCCGGTGGGTAGGATACTCAAGTGGTCAACGAGGGCAGACTGTAAATCTGCTGGCTAACGCCTACACAGGTTCGAATCCTGTTCCTACCACCATTTTCCGGCTCGGGCCAGGCTCACACTCGAAAACAACAGTCAGGCCCGCCGTTCAATCCGGAGTCTTTTCAACGTCTCCGAGCGGACTGGAAAAACCGGTTCAGAACAGAATTCAAATGAACAAAATTTCGCGCGCATTACTTTCAGTTTCAGATAAAACCGGACTCCTCCCGCTGGCGCAAACGCTGGCGGCGTCCGGGGTGGAATTAATTTCCACCGGTGGCACCGCCAAAGTCCTGCGCGAGGCGGGTCTCACCGTAAAAGACATCAGCGAACACACCGGCTTTCCGGAAATGTTGGATGGCCGCGTTAAAACTTTGCACCCCAAGGTGCATGGCGGCCTGCTCTACATTCGCGGCAAGGCCGAACACGAAGCAGCCGTCCAGCAACATCAGATCGCGCCCATTGATCTGGTGGTCGTCAATCTTTACCCGTTTGAGGCCACGGTGGCCCGACCCCAGGTCAGCCTGGCGGAAGCGATTGAGAATATTGATATCGGCGGACCGTCCATGCTCCGAAGCGCGGCCAAGAATCACGAGAGCGTAACGGTGGTGGTGGATCCGGCGGATTACGCCGCGGTGGCGGAACAAATCAAGGCTACCGGACAGACCACCTTGGAGCTGCGGCGGCGGCTGGCGGCAAAAGTTTTTGCGCGAACGGCGGCTTACGATGCGGCCATCGCCGCGCACTTGGAGCACGCCTTCAACGGAGACGCGTCACAATTGCCGCAAACCCTGACACTTTCCGTGCCGTTGGCGCAACCGTTACGTTACGGGGAAAACCCGCATCAGGCAGCGGCGCTGTACGGAAAATTCGGCGAGTATTTTCAGCAATTACATGGCAAGGAACTTTCCTACAACAACATTCTGGATCTCACGGCGGCGGCGGCATTGATCGGCGAATTTGAAACCGCCGCACCGACCTTGGCCATTCTGAAACACACGAATCCCTGTGGCGTAGGTCAGGGGGATACACTGCGTGAAGCTTGGGGTAAGGCATTCGCCACGGATCGTCAGGCTCCGTTCGGCGGTATCATCGCCGTTAATCGCCCGCTGGATGCGGATTGCGCCGCCGCCATCGTCGAGATTTTCAGCGAGGTGATTGTCGCTCCAGACTTTACCGCCGACGCCTTGGCGCTACTGCAAAAGAAGAAAAATTTGCGGCTCCTTAAAGTCTTGCAATCAGGACGAACGGCATCGCCCTGGGACGTGCGCAGCGTCGGCGCGAACTCCTTCCTGATGCAACAGCGCGACTTGAAGGTGACGTCTTCCACCGATCTGAAAATCGTCACCAAACGACATCCCACCGAAGCGGAGTTGCGCGCGATGCTGTTTGGCTGGCGCATCGTGAAGCATTTGAAATCCAATGCGATTCTGTATTGCGCAGCGGATCGCACGTTGGGGATTGGCGCGGGCCAGATGAGTCGTGTGGATTCCAGCCGCATCGCTGTATGGAAAGCCGGTGAGGCCGGACTGGCGCTGCCGGGGAGCGTGGTGTGCAGTGATGCGTTCTTCCCTTTTGCAGATGGATTGATGGCGGCGGCGGAAGCGGGAGCAACGGCGGCGATTCAGCCGGGCGGCTCAGTTCGTGATGCCGAAGTCATTGCGGCGGCAGACGAACGCAACCTGGCGATGGCGTTCACCGGCGTCCGGCATTTCCGGCACTGAGCGTGGTGACGCACAGTAGCGGCTTCGACGGTTAACCCGCTCGGACAATGGGAGCTTTGACGCGGTAAATTCGCTGCCTACAGCAGCAACCGGATGATCAGAAAGACTTCGCCACCGGTCACAATCAGCAGCAAGCTCCAAACGAACCACTCGCGCCACTGCAAGTTGCGTTGCCGCGTCGGACTCAGTCGAAAAGCGATTTGCGCCGCGCCCGCCGTGATGATGTCGCCATTACGCAGTCGCGCCGCTTCGGTGGGAGTTTGATTGATGGCGGTAATTGCGCCGGGATGCGTTTGAAGATTAAAACCAGTTTTGGCGGCCAGGCTCAGCTCAAAGTGTTGATCCCAGACGCCTTCGTCTTCCAGGCGCAAATCCGCTTGTGGACTCCGACCAACTTTTATCGGGAAGTGGCGGGACTCCCAAACCAGCCCCGCGCGCTGACCGGACAAGATCTGTAATTGAACCATTACAGACCAATGGCGCCGCGAATGTCGCGCATGGGCACTTCGATTTTGTCCCCGGGATAAACCGGCAAATCATAATTGGAATCTTGCGCGGCTTTTTTGCAATCCACGATGGTTCGACTGCCATCGGCGCGAGTGAGCACGACACGTTTGCGATCCGCAAAGTCAGTAAAGTCCTGCGCTCCCGCAATGGCTTTGAGAACGGTGGTTTGGCCAAAGTATTCCTGGCGGCCCGGATTCCGCACCTGACCCTGCACGTAAAAGATGCGTCGTTCCGAAGATGCCGTGATGGTCAGTTGTTTGTAGAACAACGGCACGTACTTGCTGTAAATCGCTTTCTGCAACTCGCCAAGGGTTTTGCCCTCGGCCTTAATCGAACCGATCATCGGCAAGGTAACCATGCCGTCTTCCTTGACCGATTCCTCGTGCGGCATGGGCGGACTCTGAATTCCGGAGAAGGTGATTTTCACGTAGTCCCCAACGGCCAGACGCGCGGCTTCACCGAGCGAAGTGCTGGTACCGGCAGCATTGGGGGCGCTCGCATACGGTTGGTCGCCCGGGACCTCAGTAAAATGAATCTGATCCCGTGAGGTCTGACATCCCGCCAGAACCAATCCAATCAGGAGCGCCACGCCCGCCCACCAGCCACCGAAGGCTCTTTGCTGCGAAATAACTTTCTTCATGAACTTATACTCAGACAAGCGGATCAGTATTTTTGTTTGATTTCGCCCGAATCTTTCGCTCCGGGCGCCGCCGCTTCCGCCACCGGCTCGGCATCTTCGCTCTTGGCGTAATAATCGTGGTAATAGCCGCTGTAATAATAGTAGCTCTCGTCCTGCGACATGTTGATGTTGTTCAACACGATGCCGACCAGATTGCCGCCCACTTTCTCGATGAGTTGCTTGGCGCGAATGTTCATCGGCTGCGGGTACCGACGGTATTGGATGACCTGAACGGTAATATCCACTTCGCTGGCGAGGATGGAGGCGTCGCTCACCCCCATGATCGGTGGCGAATCGAAAAAGACATAATCGTAGCGCTGCTTAAGTTCGTTGATCAGATCCTTCATCTGGCTGGAACTCAAAATACCCAGTGAACTGCTGGGCAGCTTGCCGCTGGCCAGAAAATCAAGCTTGTCCAACGAGGTGGTTTGAATGACATCGGTCAGGCTGTTTTGCTTCAACAAGTAGTTGGTCAAACCGAGGTTGTTGGTAACGCGCAAAATTTTGTGCAGCGTGGGGCGGCGCAAGTCGGAATCCACAATGATCACACGCTGGCCACTTTGAGCGAAGACGGTGGCCAGATTCAGAACCGTGGTGGACTTACCTTCGCCCGCACCGGCGCTAACCACGGCAATACTGTTCAATTTCTCGTCTTTGCGAGCGAATAGAAGGTTGGTTCGTAAGACCCGGTAAGCTTCCGCATGGGGACTTTCGGCCCCCTCCTCAATTAAATACCCGACATTTTGAGGTATGACACCCAAGACCGGCGACTGGAGGAGACGCTCAACGTCGTCAATGGTCTTGACGCTGGTATCCAAGTATTCAATGAAAAATGCCAAGCCAACCCCGACCACCAACCCAATGATCACCCCTAAAATGATGTTCAAAGTTTTGTTCGGGCGAACGGGTTTTTTGCCAGGTGTGGCGTATTCGATGATGTCCACCTGAAATTTTTTCGGCAGACTCAAGTCAATCTGTTCAACATTGATCTTACGGGAAAGCAGGGTACGCAAATCTTCCTCACTCATCAACGTGCGCTTCAGATCAAAGTAGGGACGGCTCTTGGTCAGTTGTTCCTGATCAAGTTTGCGCGCTGATTCCACGGCGGCGGTGCTGTTGTCCAGACGCGCTTTGGCCATCGCCACCTTGGTTTCCAAGGCCTTCATGATGGCGCGAACCTGATCGTCTATCTTGGTCTCCAGCTCAACTTCCAAATCTTGAACGCGCTTCATGTCCGGATGTTCCGGGCCCAAGTCCACCGCCAGAGCGATCGCATGTTGCTGAGCCATGTTGAGTTGTTGGAGCAGGTCGGTTAATACCGGATCCATTTCCATCCGCGGCAAGACTTCACGCAGTTCTTTGGTGGAAAGCGCACTCAGCTTGTCGTACTGGACCTTCCTTTCCTTGTACTCATTGTCAGCTTCGAAGCGGCTTAAAAGATTGCGTTTGTATTCCTCGGTTTCAGTCTGCATCACTGGAGTGAGACTGGTGGCGTCAATATCTGAGATGCCGGTGTCAATGCGCAATTTATCCAACCGAGACTTGATTTCAGCAATCCGCTCGTCCTGGATTTTCAATTGCCGCTGCAACTCGTTGATTCCGCCCATGACGGCTTCCTGGTTTTTTGAAAGCCGCCAGCGCTGATAGGCCTCGGCAATGGCGTTGGCCAAATCGGCGGCATCCTTGGCGTTATCGCTGAACACCTTAATGTCAATGATACTGGTGTTGCGGCGCGGTCGGACATCCATGCGGGCGCGCAACATTTCCAGCGCCTCGTTCGGTTTCAAGGGTTGGCCCTCGAAGTATTTATTCCCCCAAACTCGGGCGAGATCCAGATTGTTAATGACATTGGTCAGAATGCTTTCTGACTGGATGGTCTCGAACTCAGTTTGGATAAAGTAGGGGTCATAGGCGCTGATCAGCCGACTACTCATGCCGCTGAGTTCATCAATGTCCGACTTGTCCCGCTCGACCCGCATGGCGGCTGTGCTGGCAAACAATTCGGGCAAAATAAAGGTGACCAAGGTGGCCGTAATCACCACCAGGAGAAAAACCGCAAGAATGACGGTCTTCCGGATCCGAATAATCCGCCAGTAGTCTAAAAAGTGTAAGCGTGCCTCTGGTTGCGTTTGTTGCTTAAGCGGATCCATAGTCAAAAAAAATAGGGGCTAGTAATACGACCCAGCCCCTAACCAAAATATCCTCCGATCAGAAACCGACCGTCACGCCCGCATAGACGCGATTCCGATAAAAATCGGGTGACATACGCACAGTCGAATCCCACCGATCAAAATTATACCCGGTATGGGCGGAAACATACTGGTTGAAGTTATAGGCCAAGTCCAGACCGATGCGATACAACATGAAGGTTTCGCCATCCACCGCGACACCGCCGCCGTTATATTCAGCATGTGAAACACTGGCGCTGACCGTGCCGATCAACTTGGAAATGATCTCGTGTTTGAGCGCACCGTACGCGGTGATGTACTCCATGTCTTTGACATACGAGAGCGGCGCGCCCACTTCGTTGGCCGATTCCCGGCTGTAACGAAGCCCCGCATCCACCTGCGTGCGCTGCTGGATTGCATAAGTCACACTGCCTTGAATGAAAGGACTCCATTGCGTGTCATCCCCGCCCGTGTACTTGTAATAGGTGTAATACTGCGCGCCGACGTTAAGGGCAGCGGACAGAGTTGGACTGAAAATATGCCGAGCGCCAACATAGACGGTATGTCCGCGATTATTGCGGTCCTGACTCTGCACCACTGGCAATATCGCAATTACTTCATCGCCGTTGTAGATCGTCTGCGAGTAGTTGTAACCCAAAACGCCAATCGTAGATGGGCTCAGCTTCCAATTGCTGTCAATCCGCACCAAGTGTTCGGTTCGGTCGAAAAGACCCGAATAACTGGCTCGACCAGCATAAACGCCTCCTGGCAGTTTATCGTGGTAGTCGTAGAAGTTATTATTGTAGCCCAAACTGAAACTCAGCAGGTCGGTGGCTTCAACATTGAATTCGGCCCGGGCAAAATTACGGATGTTATCACCTGGAATTCGCTGGATCGCCGCAGGATCAAACAACAGGTCCGGTTCTTGACCAATAACAAAGGAGTCGCTCAACGAAATATCGGCGCGCGGGCTGAAAGTATGCGCGAAGTTCAAGTCGAAGACATGAGTGTAGCTATGATGCCCCGCACGGCCCGGGATGCTCTTATCGTAGAAGCGCGCCGTGAAGTCGTAGCCGACGTTGAAAGAAGTTTGTTCGCCGGGTAACCCAAACTTGATGGATGGAGTCACATCGAAACCCGCCGATTCCACTGCCCACGCATCCGGCGCGGTGTTCACGTTGTCATCGTAAAAGCCGTTTAAGGTGGCTTGAATGCTCCACGGCTTGTTCTTCTGCAGTTGGTTCAGCGTTGACGATTCAGCCGCGTGCAGCACCGAGGCGCCCATAGCCAGCAACCCAACTGAGGTAGCGATTTTTCTCATAGAATTAGTTTAGTAGTTCAACCCAAGACGACGTTTTCCTCTGTTCTACTTGAATCGGACGCAGCATGTCAAATAAATGTTCCGTCTTTTTATGTTCAAGCCAACCTCACTAGACAAACGGTTTTCGCCAAAAATAGCAAGCCTCATCAACAATAATTCAATAATAATTTTAACCCTCGCGATTTGGATGCCAATCCATCGGTTTTCCCGCAGAAATTTTACGGTTTTATGACCAAGGAGAAGTCCTCAACGTCGCGGCACCACCACCGTCTGTCCCACTTGGATGCGTCGCGGATCCAATCCCGGATTGGCCCGCGCCAGAACTTCCACAGAAATTCCGTACTGCCGCGAGATTGATGTGAGCGTCTCGCCAGATTTGACCCGGTGATATCCCGCGGCAGCCGCAGCCGTCGTTGTTGCGCTCGGGGCGGAACTTCGCTGCGGTAACGGGGTGGGTTGCAAGGTTGCCGCACGTTGCGGCGCCTGGACTGGACTCGTGGTGACCGGAGTTGAATACGTCTGCGGTGAGGTTTGCGTCGCCGCCTGGCGCAGTTGCTCTACTTCACTTTGTAAGCGCCGATTCTCCGCCGCCAGTTTTTCCAATCGCTGCTGTAAAGCGGAACTGGGAGGGATGGGCACCGCAGTGCGCGCCAGTTCCTGTTTCAGTCGCGCAATGTGCTGTCGAATCATTTCCGCATTACCCGCCTGGGGACGCAGCCGGAGATACTCCTGGTAAAAATGGATGGCCGCCGCTTCGTCCACCTGCTTTTCCGCGTAAAGCCAGCCCAACTCAAGATTCGCCGCCGCCGAATGGGGATTCAGCTCGAGGGCGCGCTTGAAGGCATTGATGGCGCCGCTGTAGTTCATGGCATTGACCAGATTTCGCCCGATCAAGAATTGCGGCTCCTTTTCCTCGTCCACTTGATCTGAGCGTCCGGGTTCACAGCCGCTCAACAGCAGCCCCACACAGCAGCCGAGCAGCAGGATTTGGATGATTTTAGCCGGCACCATGGCGCGCTTAATTTACCGAATGCACCGACGGCGCGCAATCGCCTGATGACTCGTTCAACGCTTGCGCGCACGCGCAAACGGATTTTGAGCAACCGTCCGCGTCGTCCGATCAGTCGCGTACAATCCAAGTAACAAACAAACCCACCCAACCAGGAAGTGCATTCCCAATACCGAAAGCAGTCCGATCAGGTTCATCACCCCCAGGTCGTAAAACGAAATGGCGAGCAGCATCAACAACGCGCCGGGCAGCAGCGCGGCCCCACTCATCTTCCAGCTTCCGCGCCAGGTCAAACGCCGATTCACGTAAAGTCCCAACCACCAAAGCGGTCCAGCATAAAGTGTTGCCAATCCAAACCACGCGATCATCAGGCCGCACACTGTAACGACGAACACTCCGGCCAATACTCCGGGTCGCCACGCGCCCCATAACGGTTGTAATTTTTCCTGGCCCAGCGCGATAACCCAACCCGCTGGATAGGGCCATTCCACGTAGCCGAACAGGGAATAAATGGTGATCCGATTCCGACTCAATTCGCACTGAAGGTCCGCCACCGAACGCAACTGACCGGGTTGCTCCACGCTGACACTCAGAGCGAGAAAGCCGTTTTCCTCCAGCATGATGGGGGTTGCCCCCTGCCAATCCAGTTGTTGATGCCGAATCTGGCTGGTGGCGGGCAACTGGTGAATCGCGTTGGAAATCACCGGCACGTAACGATCATAACAAAACCAGGTCACTCCCGCAGCCACCAGCAGGGCCACGAGAAATTGAATCAACAGCAATCGGCGCAGCGGC comes from the Verrucomicrobiia bacterium genome and includes:
- a CDS encoding LysM peptidoglycan-binding domain-containing protein yields the protein MVPAKIIQILLLGCCVGLLLSGCEPGRSDQVDEEKEPQFLIGRNLVNAMNYSGAINAFKRALELNPHSAAANLELGWLYAEKQVDEAAAIHFYQEYLRLRPQAGNAEMIRQHIARLKQELARTAVPIPPSSALQQRLEKLAAENRRLQSEVEQLRQAATQTSPQTYSTPVTTSPVQAPQRAATLQPTPLPQRSSAPSATTTAAAAAGYHRVKSGETLTSISRQYGISVEVLARANPGLDPRRIQVGQTVVVPRR